In Carassius auratus strain Wakin chromosome 46, ASM336829v1, whole genome shotgun sequence, the following proteins share a genomic window:
- the LOC113064495 gene encoding one cut domain family member 2-like isoform X3, with the protein MKTAYNAYRCLAKDLDVYAMNPEMTMDIGSLSHEQDLMSGHSPHHNRNPGASLRIHQDLTVAPSRSAMVSSMASILDGVGGGGEYRPELSLPLHHAMSMPCDTSPSGMSGTYTTLTPLQPLPPISTVSDKFHHHHHHHQRLSGNVSGSFTLMRDERTLPAMNNLYNPYHKDMSGMGQSLSPLGSGLGSIHNTQQTLHNYSHEKMLSSNFDAHTAMLTRGDQHLSRGLGGPAAGMMPHLNGMHGHPGHPQSHGPVLASNRDRSLSSSSSSGAPGSGSGQLEEINTREVAQRITAELKRYSIPQAIFAQRVLCRSQGTLSDLLRNPKPWSKLKSGRETFRRMWKWLQEPEFQRMSALRLAGKTSVQKKRARPKQRQEQYTKEVAAGFHRPAAANTSGHL; encoded by the coding sequence ATGAAGACTGCCTATAACGCCTATCGATGCCTGGCCAAGGATTTGGATGTGTACGCCATGAACCCGGAGATGACAATGGACATTGGCAGCTTAAGCCATGAGCAGGACTTGATGAGCGGCCACAGCCCCCATCACAACCGCAATCCGGGGGCTTCCTTGCGGATACACCAGGATCTGACCGTGGCGCCGTCGCGCTCCGCGATGGTCTCCAGTATGGCTTCGATTCTGGACGGCGTCGGCGGCGGAGGAGAGTACCGTCCCGAGCTGTCCCTGCCGCTCCATCACGCCATGAGCATGCCCTGCGACACCTCCCCATCCGGGATGAGCGGCACCTACACCACGCTGACCCCTCTACAGCCGCTGCCGCCGATTTCCACCGTGTCCGACAAattccaccaccatcatcaccatcaccagcGTCTCTCCGGGAACGTGAGCGGCAGCTTCACCCTCATGCGGGACGAGAGGACTCTACCAGCCATGAACAACCTCTACAACCCCTACCACAAAGACATGAGCGGGATGGGACAGAGCTTGTCCCCTCTGGGCAGCGGCTTGGGCTCCATCCACAACACGCAGCAGACGCTCCACAACTACAGCCACGAAAAGATGCTGAGCTCCAACTTCGACGCGCACACAGCCATGCTGACCAGAGGGGACCAGCACCTCTCCAGAGGCCTCGGTGGCCCCGCAGCGGGCATGATGCCGCACCTCAACGGGATGCACGGGCATCCGGGTCACCCTCAGTCCCACGGGCCCGTGTTGGCTTCCAACCGGGACAGAtcgctctcctcctcctcctcctccgggGCGCCGGGCTCCGGCTCCGGGCAGCTGGAAGAGATCAACACCAGGGAAGTGGCGCAGCGCATCACGGCCGAGCTCAAGCGCTACAGCATCCCGCAGGCCATCTTCGCGCAGCGGGTGTTGTGCCGCTCGCAGGGCACGCTCTCCGACCTCCTGCGGAACCCCAAACCCTGGAGTAAACTCAAGTCCGGGCGCGAGACGTTTCGCCGCATGTGGAAGTGGTTACAGGAGCCCGAGTTCCAGAGGATGTCGGCCCTTCGGCTTGCAGGTAAGACAAG